A segment of the Terribacillus aidingensis genome:
CTTGCAGATTACAAGTTGGAAAGCAATCTTCCAGATGAAGAGAAGGAAGCCTTCACTGCTTCACTTGAGTCTTTGAAAGCATACTTCGAGGAAATTAGTAAAGCAATCGATGCTTCTCAAACAGAGCCTAACTTAGATGCAGCTCAGAAACAATTCGATACTTTCCAGTCCGACTTAGAAGGACTCTATAAAGATGCTGGATTGCAAGTACCAGATATGACAACAGCTCTAAGCTAAAAAAAACGATGCAGATCGCTCTGCATCGTTTTTTTTATAATTGATAGATTTTACTGTATTTCTCAGTTAGATAGCTTACAAGATGATTGGGATTCAATCCTTCACCCGTTACATCCTGCAGCAATTCCAAAGGTTTCTTAGCTTTACCGTATTGATGGATTTGTTCCGTTAACCATTCTTTGATCGGAGCGAAGTCCCCTTTTTCAATCAGACTGTCCGTATCCAAAGACTGCTGCATCTTGGCATGGAACTGCGCTGCGTACATATAACCTAGTGCGTATGAAGGGAAATAACCGAAGTCCCCTCCTGACCAGTGAATATCCTGCAGCACACCTTGGGAATCGCTTTCTGGCACAATACCAAGGTACTCTTCCATTTTACTGTTCCAGATTTCAGGCAGATCTTTCACCTCGATCTCATCTTTGAATAGTGCTTTCTCCAGTTCATAACGGATCATGATATGCAATGCGTACGTCAATTCGTCTGCCTCAATCCGGATGAATGAAGCTTTTACCTCATTCACTGCCTGATAGAATGTCTCAAAATCAATGTCCTGCAGTGATGCAGGCGCATAAGTTTTGAATTCCTCAAAATGGCCTTTCCAGAATGCCTCGCTGCGTGCGACGAAGTTTTCCCAGAATAAAGACTGAGATTCATGAATTCCCATGCTCGTTCCGCTTGCTAAAGGTGTCGAAGCTAATTTTTCCGCTATGTTCTGTTCGTACAGCGCATGACCGCCTTCATGAATCGTACCGAAGACAGCCATCCGGAAATCTTCTTCATCATAACGCGTCGTGATACGGACATCTTTCGGGTTCAATGTGATTTCAAATGGATGAATTGTATCATCCAGTCTTCCAGCTTCAAAGTCATAGCCCATTTTTTCCAGAACAGAAATAGTAAAAGCTTTTTGCTGTTCCTTCGAGAAATGGGTCTGCAGCACACTAGTGTCTGGTTTCACGTTTGACTGTTTGATTTGTTCAAGTAAATTTGTAAGGGATTTACGCAATGCTGGGAACACTTCATCCAGCGTCTCCATTGTCACGCCAGGCTCATACATATCGAGCAGAACGTCATAAGGATGCTGATCAGCATTCCAATAAGAAGCGAATTTCTTTTTGTAGGCAACCAGTTCCTCCAGATATGGCTGAAGCAAATTGAAATCACCTTTTTCTCTTGCTTCTCCCCAAACAGATTCGGCTTTGGACTGAAGCATGATATATGCTTTAAATTCTGCTTCAGGAATTTTCTTGTTTCGATCGTATTCTTTTTCACTCTCAGCTAATGATTTGACCAGAATTTCGTCCTCTGCGATCGGCTTCAGTTCCTCTATCAGTTCTTTCAGTTTGTCAGATGTGGATAGACGATGCGACTGCTGTGATAAATAGCTGATCGCTTCTGCCCGATATTCCATACCAGCTTTCGGTGCTTTCGTCCGCAAGTCCCAATGCATGAGGGCTATTGCTTCTTCATACGCTTTTTGTTCCTTGATCAAGTCCCAATATTGCTGTGTTGCATCTGACATACTATCCGCTCCCTTATTTAGATATGTTTACCGAAATACTGATAATAGTCGGTTTTGATAAAACCATTGAAAAGCTTGCGTTTCTTCGTTGCCTGCTTGCCGTAGAATGTTTCGAAACCTTCGTGAGATGTCAAGATATAACCGCTCCATGAAGGGTTAGCCTTCATGATGGAGCCGAGCTCTTTGTAGGCTTTTTCCACCTCAGGGCGATCTCCCATTCTTTCCCCATAAGGCGGATTCGTTATCATGTAGCCATTATCCTGCTTCGGATTCCAATCTGCCACCTGCATCTGTCTCCAGTTGACTAATTCCCCAAGGCCTGACTCAATACTGTTTGCCTTCGCGATTTCCACCATTTTATGATCGATATCCGAACCTGAAATATGAAGTTCCTGATCATAATTGGCTAAGTCCTCGGCTTCTTCCAGTGCCTTTTCCCAAAGGTCAGATTTCACCCAATGCCAGTTTTCGGCATCAAATTCACGGTTAAATCCAGGTGCAATGTTCTGCCCTATCAGTGCTGCTTCGATAGCAATAGTACCGCTTCCGCAAAACGGGTCGTGAAGCGGGAATTCCGGACGCCAATTCGTCAATAGCACCATTGCGGCTGCAAGTGTTTCCTTGATAGGAGCTTCGCCTTGCCCGACGCGATAGCCACGTTTATGCAAGCCTGTCCCGCTAGTGTCCAGAGTAAGGCTAACCGTATCCTTCAAGATAGCCACTTCAATCCGGTGTCTTGGCCCGGACTCCTCCAGCCAGGAAGCAATACCGTGCTTTTGCTTCAGCCTCTCTACAACAGCCTTCTTTACGATACGCTGACAATCCGGGACACTATATAACGTCGATTTGACGCTTTTTCCGATAACCGGGAATTCTCCATTTTCCTGTATGTACGTTTCCCAAGGTAATGCCTTCGTCTGTTCAAAAAGCTCATCAAAAGTAGTCGCTTTGAATTCCCCAACAAGCACTTTGATACGATCAGCTGTCCGCAGCCACAGATTGCAGCGTGCAATGGCGGACGGATCTGCCTGGAATATTACTTTACCATTGTCTACTTGAACATCTTCATAGCCCAGCTGCTTCACTTCGCGTGCAACGACAGACTCCAATCCCATCGCCGCAGTGGCAATCAGGGTCACTTGCCTTTTCATCATGTAAAACCTCGCTTTTATGTATTAAAAAGCCCTCTCTAGCTGAAACCAGTTAGAAAGGGCTGTTTGTTGTATACAGTGGACCAAATGAATGTTCTGTAAGCCATGTTCTGTACCGATGCACTGCGAGCGGTGGTCAGCCTCGTACAACGGCAGTAATCATCTATCTACAAGCTCATCACTTGTCCCTTTTTAGGTTGAATTCCCATAATCAAGGGTGCCCCTACCAACATTTGGGTTGCTCACTCGTGGGGTTTACCTCGTTCCACTCAGCAAGTTTCCAAGCTGACTACGTCACTGTGGCACTTTCAAGACATGTCAGCCATATCCGAAGACTTAGGCTTTCTGCCTGCCGTTAGCATTGCTGCTACCTTGGCTTATGAATTCGCCAAGCACGAACACTACAAGCATCTCAGCCTGTGTGAGCATGGACTTTCCTCTGCATCACTGCAGCGATTACTCAAACATTCATTTTTAAGTTGCTAACCTATTGTACGCGGTTCGACGTCAATAGTCAAGACCGCCCAGCATCAAACATCATTCTCAGCGAATTTTTTTCCGAAAACGGCCTTCTCCAAATTGGACAGACGTTTAAGGATGTCATAATTCACTTGATGATTTGTCTGAGTCTCTCGCTCACGTACCGGAGCAGCCGGCTGTGGAGCTTGTTCTTTCGGTTGCTGTACAGATCTGGTTGATCTCACAGTGTCGTTTGAGGACTGCTGCTGTCTCAGACGTTCGTTTTCGCTTTTCAGTCGATCGATTTCTTTTTGGAATGTTTCGTAATCCTGAATGATTTTGTCCAAATACTCATCGACTTCATCTTGGTTATAACCACGCATACCTGTTTTAAAATTCTTTTCAAAGATATCTTTTTGTGTCAGTTGGATGTTTGCCAAAGCCATACACAAGTCACCTCATTTATACAATTGTATATATGTCCATTCTTTCAAAATCAGTTGAGATTGTCAATTTTCTTCTCATGTCTGATCCCAATATGAAGGATCATTCATCTGTTCCCTCTCAAGTGTGTCCTGCAAATCCAGCGCAGTTATATAGTAGAGCTCATAATCATGCGCTTCTTGATAGCTGCGTGCTTCTTTGAGGAAGAAGTCGATACTGCCTGTCTGATTTTCGTCATACATGACAAGTGCACCCTCCGTTTTGGACAGCATCCATTTATCTCGTGCTTTGAATTGGTAAGGTCCCTTATAATCACCTTCATATATCGGCTGATAGAAATCAGCAAGCATGATCAGTTCCTGATACTCTTCCTGCAAATCTTCTGACCAGCGTGCGTCCTGATTATCAAAAGGGGGGATGACAGCAAGCTGTATATCATATTCCTCTTCCTTCAGATCAAGTACAACCTGGGCTGCCCAAAGCTCCACACCCGTCTGTCCGGACAGAAGCACCCATTCCAATCCAGTTTCAATCAGACCGATTAGCTTGTCCCGTATGGTTTGCTTGATATAATGCACACGAGGATCACTCATCTTAAAGATTCCCATTTCGTAGTGCTTGTATCCAGTCACATATAAATTCTTCATCTGGGACATGCGCTCCTCTTCTTTTCACTGTTTCTATCTAAACATAAAAGAGCTGGCTGACGCCAGCTCTAATACGGCTATTAGTACCACTTTTTCTGAGTTGGTTTAGGTTTCGGTGCCATTTGCGGCTGCTGCTGTGGCTGAGGCTGCGGCTGGTACATTTGCGGGCTAACCTGCTGCGGCATTGGCATAGGTGCTGGCATCGGCATTGGACCACAGTCATGACAAGGGTTCGGTCTTGGCGGACTATTATGAGTAGGGCTAAGATGTGTCTGCTCCATCGATTTTTCATTGGCAAAAGAAGTCGTATGCGGATACATGTGGACGTTCTTCACCTTATGATGGTTCACCACTGTAGTATGAACTGGGTGTATATGCTCAATTACCTCTTCAGAGTAAGTGTGTTGTACATTGTTGATGACAGGATCGACAATAGTCTTCGTTCCGCAGTGCACTGGACCACAATGTACTGGGCGCGGAGGAGGACAGCAATGTCTTTTACGCATGTTCTTTCCCCTTTCTGTATTGGATTCTCTATAACATATGAAAGGGCGAAAGAACATGTACTATGACAAAAACCTATATTTCAGGCGTTTCGACTGATTAACCTGTCCGTATTTCTTAATGACTCCAAATTTTGAGCCCCGATTCCGAACATGCTGATCCTAAGCTCAAGTTCCAGCTGTTCGAATCGTTCCAGCAGTGCCTCTTTCGAATCCACAGCTTCCGGTAAGATGGAACGACCGTAGCCTGCCATATCAGCTCCTAAAGCTATCGCTTTAGCTGCATCAACGCCAGTCGTGATTCCTCCGCTTGCAATCAGGCAGTCAGGGGCTTTTGGCAATCTGCTCAGCTGCTCGATGCATGTAGCTGTCGGAAGACCCCAATCAAGAAATGCTGACGCAGCTCTTTGCTTTATAGGGTTCTGAGAACGATATTTCTCCACTTCGATCCAAGAAGTCCCTCCTGCTCCCGCTGTATCAATGAATTGCACGCCTGATTCAATCAGCAGGCTGCATGTATCAGGAGCGATCCCAAAGCCCACTTCCTTGATGCCGACCGGTACAGATAATGTATCAGCCACTCTTGCGATTTTAAGCAGAAGGCCGCTGAAGTCTGTATCCCCTTCATCTTGGAAAATTTCCTGCATGCTATTAAGATGGAGCACGATAGCATCTGCACCTGTCAAACTTACGATTTGACCGCATTCCTCAGGTCCATAGCCGTAATTCAGCTGGACAGCACCGATATTTGCGAAGATTGGAATGGTAGGCGCTTCTTCCCGCAGCTGAAAGCTTGCGGCAGCTGCCTTATTTTCCAGCGCCACTCGACTGGAACCAAGCCCTAATGCCCAGCCTTTTTCTTCAGCAGCTCTTGCTAAATTCCGATTTATCTCATGTGCACGGGGCGTGCCGCCGGTCATACTGCTGATCAAAAAAGGTACTTTCACCTGTTTTTGAAGAAATGTGGTGCTAGTATCAATAGTATTGAAGCTGATTTCAGGAAGAGCTTGATGCTCGAATCGGTAAGTTTCAAAGCCGGTTGAAATTCCTTTTCCTTGTACTTGTTCATTCAACGTAATATGTATATGTTCATCCTTACGGTTATGTATAGATCTTTCTTTCATCCTGTTTCCCCCTGGCTCAAAACCTATCCCTGTAATATTGCTTGTGCTGTCAATTTCCCGCTCAAAGTGACCATTGGTGTACCGCCTCCTGGATGTGTCGAACCACCAGCAAACCAAAGACCTTTAATATGAGTATCTTTATTCGGTATCCGGAAAAAGGCTTGCTGGAATTTGTTCGAACTCATCCCATAGATAGCCCCCCGAAAAGCGCGAGTCCGCACCGCTAAATCAGCTGGTGTCTGGAGCTTTTCAAAGATTATATTTTTTGATAAAGCAATCAGACCCTTCTCTTCAAACTGCCGGATAAGCTGTTTTTTATACCATTCTTTCTCATGCAGCTGGTTCATGCCAGTAAGATATGGTGCATTTGCAAGAATGAACAAATTGCTCATATTGGCAGGTGCCTGTTCGGGTTCACTTGCTCCCGAAAAACAAATATAAAGTGTTGGTTCTTCGACATACTGCTTCTTCTTAAAGATCGAAGAAAATTCTTTCTCATAATCGGAAGAAAAGAAAACATTATGATGAGCTAATGCAGCGTAGCGCTTTTTAACACCTAATAGCATCGTAAAGCCCGACAAGGAAGGTTCGAACTTCTTTATTTTATGATCAGGGAAATGCGGCCGCTCAGACTCATCCAATAGTCCGCTGTACAAGCTTAGGGCATCTCCGTTTCCGATAAGCGTATCACAAGCATAGTCACCTTTGGTAGTCGTAACCCCTGTCACGGTACCTCGGCTTGTCTGTATACTGGTCACGTCGGTTTCTTTTTCAATGTGAACACCTAACTCCACAGCCAGCTTTTCAAATGCTTCCACGAGTTTGTATGTGCCGCCTTTAATGCCATACACTCCTTCCCCCGCTTCCAGAAATGCCAGCATGGCAAAGATGGATGGTGCTTGATAAGGAGAGGACCCGACATATGTCGCATACCTGCCGAACAGACGTAATGTATTCGGATGCCGGAAGTATCGTTTTAATAGAGATTGAAACGATTGTATCGGGCGAATTTTAGCAAAATTGCGCAAAAGCTCCGGCTGCAGTTTTTCCTTCAGTAGAAATAGAGGTTTATGAAGAAATGCCCTTTCAGAAATTTGAAACAGCTTCTTGCTTTCAGCAAGAAAAGCAGGATAAGCCCTTGCGTCAGCCTTACTATAGACGGCCAGCTGTTCCTGCATCTTCTCAACGTCTGCTGTCAGCTCGACAATGCTCCCATCAGGAAAAAAATTCTTCCCAATTGGTGTAATTGGGTAGAAGGACAAATAATCTCGGCTGTCCCTTCCTGTATCATGGAATACTTGTTCAAAAATGTGCTTTAGCGTGATTGTACTTGGTCCTAAATCAAAATGGAAACCATCCTGGTTAACCTGTTGAAGCTTGCCGCCAAGTGTTTTATTCTTTTCAAGTATTCTTACATTCCAGCCAGCATGGGCAAGATATATACTGGTCGTTAAACCACCTAATCCGCCCCCGATGATGATAGCACGTTTCATTCGTAATATCTCCTGCCTTTCCATTCATATCCCTCTTTTTGTTTATGAATCCTTACTGCATCCAGAGCAAGCAAAATAAAACAGGTACATGCAATTGGGTAGAGAAAGAATGTATACCAGCTTGTCTTAGCTTGAAAATCAATGAAAAATTTAATGATAGCTCCGATCATATAAGCCAAAGCTGCTGCAAGCGCCGTTTGCTTAGTGCCAATCAATAGAGCAGAAACAAAGCAAACTGTCGGTACAACATATATCAGTGCATATAACACACATATAAATAAAGTAAGGAATATATTGCTTCCCGTCCCCGTGAAAATATTTTTCCGGAATCCGAGCCACACAGAACGGTTAGCCTCGTACATTCGCATACTGGCGAATTTTTCACCGCGCAGCAAAGCGACTGGAAACTGAGACCGTTTCATCAGACGCATAAGTTCGATATCATCCACTATGGCAGATTTGATAGCAGCATGACCGCCAGCATTCTGATAACTTTCCTTGTGAATACAAATGAACGCACCGTGAGCTGCAGTGAATTTAGGATCTTGGGCTTTCGTTACTTGTCGAATTGGTAAGTGGCAAATGACGAGGAAAACCATGAATGGTACAAGCATGCGTTCAAGAAAAGTATGAACACGCTGCCTCGGAAAAGCAGATATCATATGATAACGACCGTCAAGATATGGCTGAAGCAGCACAAGCCCACTTTTCTCCACTGTCACATCCGCATCGAGAAACAGCAGCCAGTCCCCTTCCGCATATTGCCCCAATTGATGACAAGCATAGTTTTTACCTGTCCAGCCCGAAGGCAGCTCCTTGCCTTGAATTAGTTTCAAGTTCTTTAGCTTATGCTGGAATTGCTGCACAATAGCAGCTGTTCCATCCGTTGACTGATCATCCAATACAAGAATTTCTTTTATGTAGTCCTGTTGCGGTATCAGACTCTCAAGTAACTGTCCAATGTTATCTGCTTCATTTCGTGCGGGTACCAGTATGCTCAATGGCTTGACCGCAGGACTTCTTTGCGTGAAGCTTTTCGGAAAAGCGGTGCTGTTATACAGCACCCAAATCAGCTGAAGTAGAAGCAGGAAGTTGATTATTAATAATAGTACAAGCATAACGCATCCCCTTCCTAGCTGATCTGTTCCTGGGACTCCATGCGCAGCTCCCCGATGATCGTCTGTTTATGCTCGTCTGCTTGTTCTTCCAGTAGTTTAGATAAATACATACTGACACTGGAACGTGTCATGCTTTCCCAGTTCTCCTGAATCGGTTTACCGAAGTGCAAGGAAGCAATGGGCTTCTTTTCTTCCCCGAAATGATAATGTAAAGTAACCGGGACGACCGGTACCTGCTTCTGATGCAGCAAATAACCTATTCCCGTCCCAAAAAGATATGGTCGCTGGTCTTGATGCAAAATCTGACCCTGGGGAAACAGCCAAACGCAGCTGCCCGTTTCCAGCAGCTGTGTTGCATATTGAAGGGAAGCGACAACATCGCGAATTCTTGTTTTGTTAATGGAGAAGGCACCGAGCTTGCGAAAGAAGCGATAATTTTCCAGTCCTTCTTGGGCCATCAGCATATAATGATTGCCTCTCAAATGATCTTCCACAACCTGGAAGATTAGCAGTCCATCCCACCAAGAACTGTGATTTGCAATATAAATGACGGGTACTTCTGGTGTCTGGACATGTCCGGTAGCTTCAACACGTTCAAAGTTACGAGGAAGCAAATAATACCGTTGATAAGCAGCGAAAAGTTTAATGAACCATCGCTTTTTTTCTGCTTGAATCAAACACTCTCCTCCCTTCTGTAACAAGAATGAACAGAATGGCCAGACAAGCAACAAGGATGAAACCTTTCTTCAGAGCCAGCAGACCGAAAAACAGGAACATCAATTCCAATAATCGATACGACTGAACTGACGGCTTCACTCCCCTTTGCAATGGAAACACTAATGACAGAATAGCAGCCAGGAAAAACCATGTAATAAAATTCGTTGCCGGAATCCCATAATAAAAACCGCCATTATCCCATTGCCAAAAGTCCCAAGCTAATGCGACAGGATCAAGTATTAAATCAATGAATACGACCCATATACCAGTTTCCAAAGCCCGCAGCCACTTATTTTGCTGTGTACTGATCATAGTGCTGTTAACGATAAAACCAACCCAGGCAATGGCGATTGTAAAGGGTACTCCCAACACATGATACCCGAGCATGGTCGTATATCCGTAATCGCCGAACGGAAATCCTGTATAAACACTTAGTGCTTCAATGAGCAGTGTAGTAACACCGATGATTAACAGAACAGCGGTCGTTTTGATCTTTTTCGTGTTATGGAAGAAATATGCTTTGCTTTCTGCCAGAACGGATGCCGTATAAAGAATCATAAAAATACTATTAGCAAAGTAGAGCCATTCCGGCAGCTCCCAGAATAAAAGAAGCACCAGTCCTATAAACAGCCAAACAGCAAAGATACGATACATCATGTAATCGATTCCTTTTTCCTCGCCTTTTTGGCAGCTTTGTAAAGTGCTAGTTTACGTGACTGCGGTACATATGCACGCTTATGGAATACATCATAATCATTTTCCTTGATTGCATCCATGATTGCTGCATAATAGCTGCTTGCCAAGGTGATTGCAAATGCACTCGATTCGGGATACGTATTCAAACCTTCCAGACCCTCTTCAAACCAATTGTCAGCAGTAGTTATCAAGTCATCAATCACCTGATTGAACGAAAACGATAGTTCCTGGGCATAAAACGCTTCTTCTGTATAGTCATAGGCTGACATGATAGACAGCGGAACATATCGTCGACCGCGCTCCAAGTCCTCTCCGATATCCCGCAGGATATTGACAATTTGCATTGCCTTACCAAGCTTGATTCCTGCTTGAACAATTTGCTCTGACGGGTAATCATGCAATACCGGCAGCAGCATTTCGCCGACAGATCCGGCTACGTGGTAGCAATAGTTTTCCAGCTGTTCAAATGTTTTGTAATGCGTATGCTCCTCATCCATGCGCTGACCCTTTATCTGGGTGAAGAACGGCGCTGGTTCCAGATTTGGAAAAGTGTCGAACAGCCAGCGAAGGGAAGGCCAGATAAAATGCCCTTCCGCTTGGCTGAGATGGTGAAAGTTCCACTCCAGCTCGTCCAGCGTATAAGCGCTGTTTTCAGGTTCATCCATGCTGTCATCAATCATCCGGCAGAAAGTATAAATAACAAAAACAGCTTCCTTACGCGGAGAAGGAAGCTCGCGAAAAGCTTGATAAAAGCTCGCGGAGTGCTGCTTCATCGCCTTCTCACACGCCTTTGCGTACGGTTTCTTGAGCATAGTCTCCCACCTCACTCTTTATTAGGTCACTTAAATTCTTCGCTCCTTGCATGACGATCGGTACACCTCCGCCTGGATGGACAGAAGCGCCGACAGCATAAAGTCCTTCAATATCGAATGGTTTGTTCTGCGGGCGGAAGCCTCCTGATTGAAGCAGGTTCGGAGCTATTCCAAAGCTCCCTCCTTGATACAGCCCAGCTTGACTTGCATCGGCCGGGGTCCTTACCTTCAGCCATTCAATTGATCCCAACAATTCTGGCAGCAGCGTCTGCTCTGCTTTGTGAAGAACACGTTCAACGAGTAAGTCTTGCTGCTGATCCCAATTGATATGGTCGCCGGATGGAACTGGGACTAGGAAATATAATGCCGATTTTCCGGCAGGAGCACATGACGGATCTATTGAACACGGATTGAATACATAAAAGGACGGGTCATCTGGGATAGTCCTGGACTCAAAAATAGCTTTCATATTTAGCTGGAACTGTTCAGGTAGCACAAATTGATGTGTTTGCAGCTCTTCCCATTTTCGATTGGTACCTGCATAAATGAGCAGGCAGCCACTGGAGGCAGCAGGCTGCTTTTTCTTTTTTGCTTTATTATCATCAAGTAAAGAATGAATGGCAGGAAAGTCACCGTTGAACACTACATTATCAAAAGGCTGGTATACTCCGTCCATCTCGATACCGCTTACTCGTTTCCCATTCTTCCGGATTTTTTCCACTTTCGAATTGTATTCAATAGTGACACCGCGTTTTTCACAATAAGAAACCAACGTTTCGATCAGTCCCGCATAGCCTCCTTTCACATACCAGATACCGTGCTCATGCTCGCTATAAGAAATGAGGCCATAAATTGCAGGAGTCGTATAAGGAGAACCTCCTATATACAAGGATTGGAGTGCATAAGCATCTTGCAGCTTCGGTTCAGTGAAATAATCACTGATAAAAGAATGAACATTACGGTAAGCTTTTGATTTATAAAGGAAACGCAGGTTGCTTGTCGTAAAGAAACGTAACCTGTTCGAAAAGCCCCGCTCCAAAAATTGACTCACCCCAAATCGGTATACGTTTTTCATATCGCGCATGAATTGATCAAATTGTGGCGCAGAATTTGGAAACTTCTCCAGTAATTCTTCTTTCTGCTTTGTAGGATCGGCATATTTTGTATACGCAGTACCATCCGCGTAATGAATCCGGTAAAGCGGATCACATTTAATCAGCTCAAGATCCTTCTGGGGAATAGCGCATGACTCCAATACACTGCGAATCATATCGGGCAGAAGGACAATTGTCGGACCTTGGTCGATTCGGAACATGCCGTCAGTTTCGTACTGCATACGCCCACCGGGATTCGACTGCTGTTCAAAGATCGTAACCTCATGTCCCTGTCTTTCCAGAAGCAGTGCAGTTGTTAGCCCACCGATACCTGCACCGATAATTGCCGTTCTCACATCGGCACCTTCTTCCGAGAGAAATTTATCATCCGATAAGTTTTCACTCCATTATTTTTCTCCACTAGATCGGCACTGATCTTTGCTGACTGAAAAATGGTTGGCAGTCCGCTGCCCGGATGCGTTCCTCCACCAACAAGGTAACAATGGGATAGCTCTTTCACTTGATTATGAGGTCGGTTGTACATCATTTGATCAAGTGAATGAGCAAGATTAAATACTGCTCCATGCTGAATATTCATCGCTTCCCAATCTGACGGGGAGATACAATGCTCTGTTTCAATCAGAGCCTCTATATTCTCAATACCGGTTTCACGAGCAAGGATATCCAGCATTTTCTGCCGTATACGAGGACTTGCTTCGTTCCAATCAATGTCAGCCTCCGTATTCGGCACTGGCATCAGCAAATATGCTGTAGACTTTCCAGCAGGTGCCGTTGTCGGATCAAGTTTCGTCGGATAGTGAATGTAGACGGACGGATCCTTTGAAAGAACGAACTGTTCTGTCATCTCTTCTACATTCTTTTTGTAGTCATCTGCAAAGACAACCATATGATGAGGAAGGTCGACTTCTTGCTTCAAACCTAGATAAAGCATGAAGGTTGAGCAGGAATATTTTTTATTCTCCGTTTTCTTCCGGAATTTCTTCTTCCACCTACCATCAAATAAATGATGCATGCTATAACTGTAATCCGCATTGATAATTACTTCGTCAGCATGTACGACATGACCATCTTCCAGACGAATACCTGTTGCCCGTTTGCCTTCTGTAAGAACTTGAGCAACAGGTTTTCCGGTATGGACAATGCCTCCGTACTCCTCAATCACCTGCCGCATCGCTTCACAAATTCGATTTACGCCACCTATGGGATGGTACAAACCGAACTTATGCTCAAGATAAGAAAGTATCGTGAATGTACCAGGACACTTCCAGGGTGACATTCCTAAGTATTTTGCTTGGAAGGTAAAAGCATATTTTAATCGTTCATCATTAAAATAGGTAGAAAGCTTACTATATACTGTCTGAAACATATCCAGTTTCGGCAGCGCATGCAGCACGTCCTTAGTCAGATACGTGCGTTTATGTACGAAAGGACGGCGCAGAAGTTTTTCCACTCTGTCGAACTTCTCCCCCTCTTTTTCCATGAACTGAATGAATCCTTCGCTTTCGCCAGGAAAGACCCGCTCGATTTCATCCAGCATATCTTGTCTGTCGACTCGCGGTGTAAAAGTGACGTCCCCAAACCGAAGCGTATATAATGGATCTAGTCGATGCAGCTGAACGTAATCGTTAAGATTTCGATCCGCTTCCTCGAAAAGCTCCTCCAGAAGCTGAGGCATCATGAAGAAGGTCGCACCAAGATCAAATTGGAACTCGCCTTGCTTCAAACGTGAAGTCCGGCCGCCAATCACATCATTTTTCTCATATATTTCTA
Coding sequences within it:
- a CDS encoding CotD family spore coat protein — protein: MRKRHCCPPPRPVHCGPVHCGTKTIVDPVINNVQHTYSEEVIEHIHPVHTTVVNHHKVKNVHMYPHTTSFANEKSMEQTHLSPTHNSPPRPNPCHDCGPMPMPAPMPMPQQVSPQMYQPQPQPQQQPQMAPKPKPTQKKWY
- a CDS encoding DUF1273 domain-containing protein; this translates as MKNLYVTGYKHYEMGIFKMSDPRVHYIKQTIRDKLIGLIETGLEWVLLSGQTGVELWAAQVVLDLKEEEYDIQLAVIPPFDNQDARWSEDLQEEYQELIMLADFYQPIYEGDYKGPYQFKARDKWMLSKTEGALVMYDENQTGSIDFFLKEARSYQEAHDYELYYITALDLQDTLEREQMNDPSYWDQT
- the gpsB gene encoding cell division regulator GpsB; the encoded protein is MALANIQLTQKDIFEKNFKTGMRGYNQDEVDEYLDKIIQDYETFQKEIDRLKSENERLRQQQSSNDTVRSTRSVQQPKEQAPQPAAPVRERETQTNHQVNYDILKRLSNLEKAVFGKKFAENDV
- a CDS encoding carboxypeptidase M32 translates to MSDATQQYWDLIKEQKAYEEAIALMHWDLRTKAPKAGMEYRAEAISYLSQQSHRLSTSDKLKELIEELKPIAEDEILVKSLAESEKEYDRNKKIPEAEFKAYIMLQSKAESVWGEAREKGDFNLLQPYLEELVAYKKKFASYWNADQHPYDVLLDMYEPGVTMETLDEVFPALRKSLTNLLEQIKQSNVKPDTSVLQTHFSKEQQKAFTISVLEKMGYDFEAGRLDDTIHPFEITLNPKDVRITTRYDEEDFRMAVFGTIHEGGHALYEQNIAEKLASTPLASGTSMGIHESQSLFWENFVARSEAFWKGHFEEFKTYAPASLQDIDFETFYQAVNEVKASFIRIEADELTYALHIMIRYELEKALFKDEIEVKDLPEIWNSKMEEYLGIVPESDSQGVLQDIHWSGGDFGYFPSYALGYMYAAQFHAKMQQSLDTDSLIEKGDFAPIKEWLTEQIHQYGKAKKPLELLQDVTGEGLNPNHLVSYLTEKYSKIYQL
- a CDS encoding class I SAM-dependent RNA methyltransferase, which produces MKRQVTLIATAAMGLESVVAREVKQLGYEDVQVDNGKVIFQADPSAIARCNLWLRTADRIKVLVGEFKATTFDELFEQTKALPWETYIQENGEFPVIGKSVKSTLYSVPDCQRIVKKAVVERLKQKHGIASWLEESGPRHRIEVAILKDTVSLTLDTSGTGLHKRGYRVGQGEAPIKETLAAAMVLLTNWRPEFPLHDPFCGSGTIAIEAALIGQNIAPGFNREFDAENWHWVKSDLWEKALEEAEDLANYDQELHISGSDIDHKMVEIAKANSIESGLGELVNWRQMQVADWNPKQDNGYMITNPPYGERMGDRPEVEKAYKELGSIMKANPSWSGYILTSHEGFETFYGKQATKKRKLFNGFIKTDYYQYFGKHI
- the fni gene encoding type 2 isopentenyl-diphosphate Delta-isomerase, translating into MKERSIHNRKDEHIHITLNEQVQGKGISTGFETYRFEHQALPEISFNTIDTSTTFLQKQVKVPFLISSMTGGTPRAHEINRNLARAAEEKGWALGLGSSRVALENKAAAASFQLREEAPTIPIFANIGAVQLNYGYGPEECGQIVSLTGADAIVLHLNSMQEIFQDEGDTDFSGLLLKIARVADTLSVPVGIKEVGFGIAPDTCSLLIESGVQFIDTAGAGGTSWIEVEKYRSQNPIKQRAASAFLDWGLPTATCIEQLSRLPKAPDCLIASGGITTGVDAAKAIALGADMAGYGRSILPEAVDSKEALLERFEQLELELRISMFGIGAQNLESLRNTDRLISRNA